Within the Erythrobacter insulae genome, the region AACCAAAGCTGCCCTCTTGATCGAGACCAAAAATGCACATTTCCGGTCGCGCGCGTTTTCGCCAGCGCCTCTTCATTCATGAAGGCAACCACCAGAACTTCGGAACTTTGCGCATCAACAACAACGGCGGTTATCAGTCCACGATCATCGAATTTCGGCGCAAAGCGCGCTCCCGATTCTCGTTCCTCTTTTGTGATTGCTTGTTCGTTCACGGCTAACTCGCTCCCTGATTGCCAGTCAGATATAGGTTTAAGCGATGAACGGGTCACCACCTACGATAATTTGTTGCAGGATAACCACATATTTGTCCCAAAATGGAATGTGGAAGATGTTTCATCTTTTCGATCGGGGCGTGAGATGGAAGAACCTTCGTATGAGCGCTCAAACGCTCTCCACCAGACAGCGGCCTTAACGGCCAAAGTTCTGGGGGTGCCGGATTGCATACCAACCGCGGGGTGTTGGGCCGATCCGGTCGAACGATGAGGGATACGGATCCTGATGGCGAAGTTAGGGGGTCGCCATCTGAGCTCTTTAAGAGCGGTTCCAAACCATTTCGTCACGTGGCGCCCGGGGTCTTAACGACCTCGGGCGTTATGGTTTCCGGCACATTTTTGCTAACGAGTTTGGCTTTCGAACGTTCACTGACACCATCAACAACACGCGCAAAGCATGCGATACTAACGCTGCGAGCGCCGCGATTTAGCAAAACATCGACACAGGCATTGCTGGTCGCCCCGCTCGTTAGGACATCGTCCACCAAGATCACGTCGCGTCCGGCCAGACGATTTGTTCGAGAACGGTTGAAAGTGATCGCTCCGCGCAGCGCGTTCTCCCGTTCCTTTTGGCCCAGCCCGCCTAAGCTTGGCGTCCGTTTTCGCCGGATAAGCGCATCGACCAGAACATCTCCCTTTCCCAACTTTGCCAGCTCCTGCGCCAAAAGCGCAGCCTGATTAAAGCCGCGGTGCCACAGTCGCCACCGATGCAGTGGCACCGGAATCAATAGCGGCGCAGATGCAATGTCCGTGGTTAGCCGAGCTGCAATTAATCGGGCCAACAACGGCGCCAGTGCGATCTTTCGCCCATGCTTGAACGACAAAATCAGCTTCCTTGAAGCATCAGAGTACAGTGTCGCAGCATATATGCCTGAATGGCTTGGCGGGTCGATCTTGCAGGCATAGCAATGCGATTGGGTCTCCACGTTGCCTGATCCCAACGGGCGATTGCAGCTGGCGCAAGCGGGCTCTCCCGGCACTTCCAAATCGCTCCAACATTCAACACACAAGCCGCCCTGATCGGCAACAGCATCGCCGCAAAGCGGGCAGCGCGGCGGATATAAAAGGTCTACGACCGGCCTCAATCCTTCTGCGATGTGCGATCCTAAACCCATGGCGATCTGTCTCGCATGGCTTGCACTGGGCTGGCAAGCGCGGCAGGGAGCCCGCAATGGACCGATCACCGCCCAAAATATTCAACCGGCGCCGCGCATTAACCAAATGGCGGCGATCCGAATCGCGCAGAGCTTTCCGCAGTGAAACCGCCTATCTCACCAACGCGCTGGCGGATGATGTTGCCGAACGCCTAGAGTTCATGAACCTCGCTCCCAAGCACGCACTGTTAGTCGGCGATTGCCACGATGAATTGGCGCTGCGCCTTCAAAACTCAGCTGAAAAACTGTCAAAACAATCACTTTTTGAACGCGATGATGAACAGCCTGGTCCATTTGAAGAATACGATCTGATAGTCCACCTGCTGGGTCTGGGAATGGTAAACGACCTGCCCGGCGCATTGATCCACGCCCGAAATTCCTTGGCGATGGACGGCCTGTTTATCGCCGCATTTCCCGGAGCGGGAAGCCTCACAAGCCTGCGTCAGATCGCTCTTGCTGCCGATGGCGAAAGACCTGCCGCCCGCATCCATCCGCAGGTCGATATCCGCGCTGGCACTGCGTTATTGGAGCGCGCTGGCTTTGCGCGCCAAGTGGTCGATAGCTACCCGGTCAAAGTCCGTTTCAGCTCGCTAGAGCGGATGATCGAGGACTTGCGTGACCACGGCCTGACAAGTTCGCTCGCCAGCACGGCTCCACCGATCACCCGCGCCGGTTGGCAACGCGCCCGCGCGGCATTCGACAGCATGCGAGACGACGGCGGCAAGGTCACCGAAACCTTTGAAATCCTCGTCCTTACAGGCTGGCGATAGAGAGCGCCCTTAACGCGCAGCCAAAGCAGCCTGTGCCGCGGCAAGCCGAGCAATCGGCACACGGTAGGGAGAGGCGCTAACGTAATCGAGCCCGACCTTTTCACAAAACGAGATGCTGGCCGGATCGCCGCCATGCTCACCGCAAATCCCAAGCTTGATATCAGGGCGCGTTGCCCTGCCCCGCTCAGCCGCCATTTCAACAAGCTGGCCAACACCATCGATATCAAGGCTGACAAACGGATCGCGCGGGAAAATTCCCTTGTCGACATACGGCGCAAGGAAGCGGGCCGAATCATCGCGCGATACGCCTAATGTCGTTTGCGTCAGATCGTTGGTGCCGAAACTGAAGAATTCACCTTCATGCGCAATCTCACCCGCCATCAAAGCGGCGCGCGGCAATTCGATCATCGTTCCCACAAGGTATTCCACCCGTGCGCCCTGCTCGGCAAAAACTTCTTGTGCCACCCGGTCAACCAGCGCGCGCAGCAGTTCAAGCTCGCGGCGGGTGGCGACCAACGGAATCATGATTTCCGGCAATGGTGCCTCGCCGCTCTCTTTTTGTACGGCGCAGACCGCTTCAAAAATCGCACGCGCCTGCATTTCATAGATTTCAGGGAATGTAATCCCAAGCCGGCAACCGCGATGGCCGAGCATCGGGTTAAATTCATGCAACTCACCAGCGCGCCGTTTCAAATGATCGACACCGAGGCCGGTCGCATCGGCCAGATCGGAAAATTCCTCGTCACTATGCGGCAGGAATTCATGCAGCGGCGGATCGAGCAAACGGATCGTGCACGGCAGACCGGCCATTACCTCGAAAATAGCGGTAAAGTCGGCGCGCTGTTCAGGCAGCAGCACTTCAAGCGCGGCGCGGCGGCCTGCTTCGTCTTCGGCCAAGATCATCTGACGAACTGCGCTGATCCGGCCTGCTTCGAAAAACATGTGTTCCGTGCGGCACAGGCCGATGCCTTCGGCGCCGAACTGCCGTGCCATTTTGCAATCATCCGGCGTTTCGGCGTTGGTACGAACGCGCATCCGGCGCAGCTTGTCCGCCCAAATCATGAGCGTACCAAAATCGCCTGCCAGCTCGGGCTCAACCGTTGGCACAATGCCCAGCATCACTTGCCCCTTGGCCCCATCAAGAGTGATTTCATCACCCTCTTTCAATTCCTTGTCACCGATGCGCAAAGTGCGGGTTTCGCGATTGATCGACACGCCGCTTGCGCCGGAAACGCATGGACGGCCCATGCCGCGGGCCACAACCGCAGCGTGTGACGTCATGCCGCCACGCGCAGTCAAAATGCCTTGGGCTGCGTGCATGCCGTGAATATCCTCTGGCGAGGTTTCAACCCGCACCAGAATGACTTTATCGCCAAGCTGCGACCATTGCTCTGCCGTATCTGCGTCCAGCACAATCTTACCCGCCGCCGCGCCCGGCGATGCCGGCAGGCCGGTTGTCAGGACATTTCGCGGCGCATCGGGATCAAGCGTGGGGTGCAGCAATTGATCAAGCGCCATGGGGTCCACGCGGCGCACGGCCTCTTCTTCGTCAATCAGCCCTTCTTCCACCATTTCGACCGCCATTTTCAAAGCAGCCTTCGCGGTGCGTTTGCCAGAACGCGTTTGCAGCATCCAAAGCTTGCCGCGCTCCACGGTAAACTCGATGTCCTGCATGTCTTTATAATGGCCTTCGAGGAGGTCAAAAACCCGCGCCAGCTCGCCATAAGCATCCGGCATTGCCTCTTCCATCGAAAGCGGCTTGGCATTGGCTGTTTCGCGGGCGGCTTTGGTCAAATATTGCGGTGTACGGATACCGGCGACCACATCTTCGCCCTGCGCATTGATAAGGTATTCGCCGTAATAGGCGCGGGTTCCGGTGGCAGGATCGCGGGTGAAGGCAACGCCCGTCGCGCTGGTATCGCCCATATTTCCAAACACCATCGCCTGAACATTGACGGCGGTGCCCCAATCGGCGGGAATATCGTTAAGCCGGCGATACACTTTCGCGCGGTCACTGTCCCAGCTGTCAAACACGGCTGCGATTGCGCCCCACAGCTGCTCGGTCACGTCCTGCGGGAAAGGTTTGCCCTGCTCTTGTTCCACAATGCCTTTGAATTCAGCAACCAAAGCGCGCCAATCATCGGAGCTCAGCTCGGTATCGGCATAGAAACCATTGTCTTCCTTGACGATTTCCAGCGCCTCTTCGAACAGGCCGTGATCAAGGCCGAGCACCACGTCGGAATACATCTGGATGAACCGGCGATAGCTGTCCCAGGCAAACCGTTCATCGCCGGACGTCTTGGCCAACCCTTCGACCGTCGCATCGTTCAGGCCAAGGTTCAGCACCGTATCCATCATCCCCGGCATGGATACGCGCGCGCCGGAACGCACGGATACCAGCATCGGATCGGCGGCATCGCCAAACGATTTGCCCACGCTGGCTTCGATATGTTTAAGCGCGTTGCTTACCTCGGCGCGCAGCGCATCGGAGAAATCCGCGCCCTGACGCAGGTAACGCACGCTTTCCTCGGTCGTGATGGTGAAACCCGGGGGGACCGGCAGGCCGATGCTCGCCATTTCTGCAAGATTGGCGCCCTTACCACCGGTAATGGTCTTGTCACGCTGGCGGGGATCATCATGCGGAGCGGCTCCGCCGAAAGTGTAGACCGTTTGCTGCGACATTAAATTTCCTACTTTGCTTGACACATTTTCCAACATGTCACCCATTTCATACACACTTAAGCGGCTGTAATTACGTCCAAATCATCATGTATGACACACATGACAACTGTCCAACTTGATTAACCAAAGGGTATCACCCTTCGATCCGGCTGAAATCTGCCACACGGTGCACCGCATCGCGGAACCGCGCCAGCAAATCGAGCCGAGCCGCACGGATATGCGACTCATCGGCGTTTACAATCACATCTTCAAAGAACCGGTCGATCGGCGCACGCAATGTGGCAAGAGCGGACATGGCGGCGGCGAAATCTTCCGCCTCAATCGCCTCGGCCGCTTTCGGCTCGGCCGCATCAAGCGCATCGATCAAAGCCTTTTCGGCGGGCTCGGGCGAGTAGGAAACATCTTTCGATTCCCACTCTTCTTTCTTGAGGATATTCGCCGCGCGCTTGTATCCGGCGAGGAGGTTTGTGCCGTCCTCGGTTTCAACAAAGGCTTGAAGCGCATGGACGCGGGCGAGAAGGCGAACGAGATCGTCTTCACCGCCGAGGGCGAACACTGCATCGATCAGATCGTGACGAACGCCCGCTTCGCGTTGTTGGACTTTGAGGCGGTCGATAACGAAGTCGACAGATTCGTGGTTCACTCGTCCGAACTCTTTGAGTCCCTGCTTCATGAATTCCCGAACGTGGTTGGCGCGACCGGAGAGCGTCTGCACGTCCTCAGCGTCAATGAAAACTTGGTCGTGGCTCCTGTCAGCCAGCTTCGCGCTGCCGGAGGTTTCAAGCGTATCGACTAGGTCAGCAAGAAGAAAAGACTTAGCTTCATTCGACGACGACCAAGCCTCAATCTCTGTCGTAGCCTGTCTGACCGACGCGCCTAGTGATTGCGCTAGCGCCATGAATACCGGGAGCCTCAACTCATTGCGCAAAACAAGCCGAACAATTGAAATCGCTGCTCGTCGCAAAGCAAACGGGTCTTTTGATCCCGTAGGTTTTTCATCGATGAAGAAGAATTGCATTACGGAATCTAACTTATCCGCCAAACTCACCGCCACCGTCACCGGAGCAGTCGGCACGTCATCACCTTGCCCCACCGGCTTGTAATGATCGCGGATCGCGTCTGAGACTTCGACCGGCAAACCTTCTTTGGCGGCGTAATATCCGCCCATTAGGCCTTGCAATTCGGGAAATTCGCCAACCATTTCGGTGACCAGATCGGCTTTGCACAGGCGCGCAGCCTGTTCGGCGAGGTCGGGATCGCCTTTGACGATGCCCTCTTCACACAGCCACCGCGCCAGCTTCGCAACCCGCTCCACTTTGTCAGCAACCGTGCCCAGCTTTTCGTGAAAGGTAATCCGCTCCAGACCCTTGGCGTGCTCGGCCAGCGTCTTTTTCTGGTCCAGTTCCCAGAAAAACCGCGCATCGGAAAGCCGCGCGGCCAAAACCTTGCGGTTGCCGTCCACCACCACCGCCGGATCGGCGGCGGCGATATTGGCGGTGCAGATAAATGCGTTGGCCAGATTGCCATCCGCATCCTCGCACACGAAATATTTCTGGTTCACCCGCGCCGTCAGCTGGATCGTTTCCGGCGGCACGTCGAGGAAATCATCCTCAAACCGGCCCAGCAGCGGCACCGGCCATTCTGTCAGGCCCGCATTTTCCACGACCAGACCTTCATCCTCAACCAGCTTGAGACCCGCAGCTTCCGCCGCGGCCTTTGCGCCTTCGCGAATTGTGTTCTGGCGTTCTTCATGATCGACGATCACGGACGCTGCGCGCAAAGTGCTGGCATATTCATCGGCATTCGCAATGGTCAGCGCGCCTGCCGAATGGAATCGGTGGCCAAACGTTTCGCGGCCGCTCGCCATGCCATCCAGCACCACCGGAACAACCTCGCCATCCAGCAGTGCAACGACACCCGACAAGGGGCGCACCCATTTCAGGCTTTCGCTGCTGATCGAGGCATCGCCCCAGCGCATGCTCTTGGGCCAGGAAAAATCGCGGATGATCGCAGGGATTGCTGCAGCCAAAAGATCGGTCACCGCCTGACCCGGTTTTTCAATGACCGCAAAATACGTCTCGCGGCCCTTAACATCGCGCACTTCCAAAGCATCGCGGTCCACACCGTTTTTGCGGCAGAAACCATCGACCGCCTGATCGGGCGCGCCAACGGGCGGGCCTTTGGCTTCTTCGCGCACGGCCTTTGTTTCGGTCGGCAGGCCGCGCGCGATCAAGGCAAGGCGGCGGGGCGTGGACCAGACCGTCAGCTCGCCCGCTGCGACACCGGCTGCATCCATCTCGCGGCGCAGCAGCTTTTCCAGCTCGGCGCGAGCGCCCTTTTGCATCCGCGCAGGGATTTCTTCAGAGCGCAGCTCGAGGAGGAAATCAGCCATCAGACGAGGCTCCATCCCGGATATTTCGCTTCCCATTGCGGCGCCATCTGCTTCGCATAGGTTTCGCACGATGACCGCGCCAGATCACGCACTCGGCCCATATAGCTCGCGCGTTCCTGCACGCTGATCACGCCGCGCGCCTGCAGCAAGTTGAAGATGTGGCTTGCCTCAACGGCTTCTTCATAGGCCGCGATCGGCACACCGTGTTCGATTTGATTGCGGCACTCGGCTTCGGCCATCTCAAACTTTTTGAACAGCATATCCGTGTCGAACACTTCGAAATTGGCTTTCGACATCTGCTTTTCGTTTTCGAGGAACACGTCGCCGTAACTGACCCCGTGTTGATTAAAGGCAAGGTCATAGACGCTATCGACGCCCTGAATATACATCGCGAGGCGTTCAAGCCCGTAGGTAAGTTCACCCGCAACCGGTTTGCAGTCAAACCCGCCCATCTGTTGGAAATAGGTGAACTGTGTGACTTCCATCCCGTCGCACCACACTTCCCAGCCAAGACCCCATGCGCCCAGCGTCGGCGATTCCCAGTCATCTTCAACGAAGCGGATATCGTGTTTAAGCGGGTCAACACCAATCGCCGCCAGGCTTTTGAGGTACAGCTCCTGGATGTCGGATGGCGATGGTTTCAGGATGACCTGATATTGATAATAATGCTGCAGGCGATTGGGGTTTTCGCCATAGCGGCCATCTGTCGGACGGCGGCACGGCTGAACAAAGGCGGCATTCCACGGTTCCGGGCCCAGCGCGCGTAGGGTGGTGGCCGTGTGGAACGTCCCTGCCCCCATGCGCATGTCATACGGTTGCAGAATCACGCATCCTGCCGCTGACCAAAAATCATGCAGCGTCAGGATCATGTCCTGAAAAGAGCGCGTCGGGTCGCGGGTAATTCCAGACGATTCGCGGCTTGCGGTTTTAACCTCGGATTCCATGGTTGTGGCCATGGCGGATGGCCCCATCAGCGTCAATGCCGCAGCGCAGCATTGCCAACCTTGGCGGCATGAAGACCGAGGTTTTCTGCGGTTTTTCGTCAGGTATTCATGACCAATAGTCAGGTAGTGTTGACATAGTCAGTGAAACAAGACATAAAGTAAGGCATACCTTACATCGAGTAAGGGGAACCTGATAGTTAGGAGGCTAAAAATGCAATTTCTCAACGCAAACATCCCCGTCAAAATCTGGCAGCTGGCCCTGTTCCTGCTGTTTTCCGGTTATGCCGTCGGTAACATTCTCGCCAAGGCAAACGGTGCACTGGGTTTCTGATCCGATGAAAAACCGGCTTAAAGTCTTGCGGGCGGAACGCGATTGGAGCCAGGCACGGCTTGCCGTGGAGCTCGACGTTTCGCGTCAGGCCGTGAACGCAATCGAAACCGGTAAGCACGACCCATCTCTTCCCCTGGCGTTCAAAATCGCCCGCTTGTTCAACCTCCAGATTGAGGACATTTTTGATGACGCAAACTGATTATGATGACGCACCAAAAAATGGCCTTGGCCGTGCGGTGCTGCTTACCCTAGGCGCGATAGCTGTGCTGTTTTTAAGCGGCGTTTTGATCGGCTTTGCCATGGCGGCAATCGAGGACGGCAACGCGTCTGTAAAAGTGTTCGGGATACTTGCCGTTATAATCGCACTGCTCGCTGCGTCTTTGTACGGAAGCTGGAAAGTCTGGATCAAGGACAGGCCAGAAATGATCGCACAAAGCGAGCGGAAATCCCGCAACCTTATGTTCGCGCTTGCCGGGGTTGGTGTGGTTATCGGGGTGATTTTTTCCGTCTTCGAAGGCCCGAATTCCAATGCGCTGTTCTCCAACGAACCGATCAGCGGCACTTTGGCCACCGCCGTGCTGTTGTTCTGGCTGGTATTCGTGCCGGTTCTGTCTTGGATATGGTGGAAAACCGTGGATGAACACGAAGCCAGCGTATACCGTGAAAGCGCTTCGATTTCGCTTCACGTTTATGTGTTTATCGCGCCAAGTTGGTGGCTGGCCGCACGCGCCGGATGGGTTCCAGAACAAGATCCGATGATCGTCTTGGCCATCGTGTTTATTGTCTGGAGCATTGCCTGGATCTATCGAAAATATGTCTGAGGGACCTGTGCCCTTGCCCTGTTCAACTCTCTTACAGCTTAGCGTTTTTACGACACATCAAAAGGAAACCATCTGATGAAACTGCAATCTATCTTTACCGCTTCTGTAGCGGCCATCGCCTTGTTCGCAGGCGGGCCTGCAATCGCCCAGCAATCCACTCCTGCACCGGTCGAGGAAGAGAAAGTTCTCGCCGCGGATAAGGAAATGGATGAAAGCGCTGGATCACCAGCGCTCTGGAAAGTCGCCGATGAAGACACGACGATCTATCTGTTCGGCACGGTTCACATGCTGCCCGATGATGTTGAGTGGTATACCGGTGCAATCAAAGACGCGCTGGCGTCATCAGGCACCCTTGTAACCGAAATCGACATGAACCCGGAAAAAGCGCAAGCAATGGGCCAACTGGTCGCAACCAAAGGGATGCTGACCGATGGACAGACTCTTCGCGGTTTGATGGACGAGGAACAACTGGCAGTATTTGAAGCCGGTCTTGCAAAGATCGGTGTACCGGCCGCAGCGTTTGATACAATGGAGCCATGGCTGGCGTCGATCGCGATGGTTCAAATCGTGTCACAGGCATCGGGCTTTGATGAAAGCAAAGGCGTTGAAACCGTGCTGGAATCGGTTGTTTCCGAAGGTACAAAGCGTGTGGCGCTCGAAACGGTTGAATTTCAGATCTCCGTATTTGACGAGCTGCCGATTGAACAACAGATCTTGTTCATGCTCGAAACCGCTGAAGATCCGCTGGCTGCCATCACCATGCTGAATGAATTGGTATCAGTCTGGGCAGCCGGTGAACCGGAAAAGCTCGGCGCGATGATGAACGAAGGCTTCATGGCGCATCCCAACCTCGGTGAGCGTCTGCTGTACCAGCGCAACGAGAATTGGGCTGAATGGATCGATACGCGTCTGGATGAGCC harbors:
- a CDS encoding ComF family protein; this translates as MGLGSHIAEGLRPVVDLLYPPRCPLCGDAVADQGGLCVECWSDLEVPGEPACASCNRPLGSGNVETQSHCYACKIDPPSHSGIYAATLYSDASRKLILSFKHGRKIALAPLLARLIAARLTTDIASAPLLIPVPLHRWRLWHRGFNQAALLAQELAKLGKGDVLVDALIRRKRTPSLGGLGQKERENALRGAITFNRSRTNRLAGRDVILVDDVLTSGATSNACVDVLLNRGARSVSIACFARVVDGVSERSKAKLVSKNVPETITPEVVKTPGAT
- the glyS gene encoding glycine--tRNA ligase subunit beta; its protein translation is MADFLLELRSEEIPARMQKGARAELEKLLRREMDAAGVAAGELTVWSTPRRLALIARGLPTETKAVREEAKGPPVGAPDQAVDGFCRKNGVDRDALEVRDVKGRETYFAVIEKPGQAVTDLLAAAIPAIIRDFSWPKSMRWGDASISSESLKWVRPLSGVVALLDGEVVPVVLDGMASGRETFGHRFHSAGALTIANADEYASTLRAASVIVDHEERQNTIREGAKAAAEAAGLKLVEDEGLVVENAGLTEWPVPLLGRFEDDFLDVPPETIQLTARVNQKYFVCEDADGNLANAFICTANIAAADPAVVVDGNRKVLAARLSDARFFWELDQKKTLAEHAKGLERITFHEKLGTVADKVERVAKLARWLCEEGIVKGDPDLAEQAARLCKADLVTEMVGEFPELQGLMGGYYAAKEGLPVEVSDAIRDHYKPVGQGDDVPTAPVTVAVSLADKLDSVMQFFFIDEKPTGSKDPFALRRAAISIVRLVLRNELRLPVFMALAQSLGASVRQATTEIEAWSSSNEAKSFLLADLVDTLETSGSAKLADRSHDQVFIDAEDVQTLSGRANHVREFMKQGLKEFGRVNHESVDFVIDRLKVQQREAGVRHDLIDAVFALGGEDDLVRLLARVHALQAFVETEDGTNLLAGYKRAANILKKEEWESKDVSYSPEPAEKALIDALDAAEPKAAEAIEAEDFAAAMSALATLRAPIDRFFEDVIVNADESHIRAARLDLLARFRDAVHRVADFSRIEG
- a CDS encoding helix-turn-helix transcriptional regulator, which encodes MKNRLKVLRAERDWSQARLAVELDVSRQAVNAIETGKHDPSLPLAFKIARLFNLQIEDIFDDAN
- a CDS encoding glycine--tRNA ligase subunit alpha, yielding MILTLHDFWSAAGCVILQPYDMRMGAGTFHTATTLRALGPEPWNAAFVQPCRRPTDGRYGENPNRLQHYYQYQVILKPSPSDIQELYLKSLAAIGVDPLKHDIRFVEDDWESPTLGAWGLGWEVWCDGMEVTQFTYFQQMGGFDCKPVAGELTYGLERLAMYIQGVDSVYDLAFNQHGVSYGDVFLENEKQMSKANFEVFDTDMLFKKFEMAEAECRNQIEHGVPIAAYEEAVEASHIFNLLQARGVISVQERASYMGRVRDLARSSCETYAKQMAPQWEAKYPGWSLV
- the ppdK gene encoding pyruvate, phosphate dikinase, producing the protein MSQQTVYTFGGAAPHDDPRQRDKTITGGKGANLAEMASIGLPVPPGFTITTEESVRYLRQGADFSDALRAEVSNALKHIEASVGKSFGDAADPMLVSVRSGARVSMPGMMDTVLNLGLNDATVEGLAKTSGDERFAWDSYRRFIQMYSDVVLGLDHGLFEEALEIVKEDNGFYADTELSSDDWRALVAEFKGIVEQEQGKPFPQDVTEQLWGAIAAVFDSWDSDRAKVYRRLNDIPADWGTAVNVQAMVFGNMGDTSATGVAFTRDPATGTRAYYGEYLINAQGEDVVAGIRTPQYLTKAARETANAKPLSMEEAMPDAYGELARVFDLLEGHYKDMQDIEFTVERGKLWMLQTRSGKRTAKAALKMAVEMVEEGLIDEEEAVRRVDPMALDQLLHPTLDPDAPRNVLTTGLPASPGAAAGKIVLDADTAEQWSQLGDKVILVRVETSPEDIHGMHAAQGILTARGGMTSHAAVVARGMGRPCVSGASGVSINRETRTLRIGDKELKEGDEITLDGAKGQVMLGIVPTVEPELAGDFGTLMIWADKLRRMRVRTNAETPDDCKMARQFGAEGIGLCRTEHMFFEAGRISAVRQMILAEDEAGRRAALEVLLPEQRADFTAIFEVMAGLPCTIRLLDPPLHEFLPHSDEEFSDLADATGLGVDHLKRRAGELHEFNPMLGHRGCRLGITFPEIYEMQARAIFEAVCAVQKESGEAPLPEIMIPLVATRRELELLRALVDRVAQEVFAEQGARVEYLVGTMIELPRAALMAGEIAHEGEFFSFGTNDLTQTTLGVSRDDSARFLAPYVDKGIFPRDPFVSLDIDGVGQLVEMAAERGRATRPDIKLGICGEHGGDPASISFCEKVGLDYVSASPYRVPIARLAAAQAALAAR
- a CDS encoding TraB/GumN family protein; translated protein: MKLQSIFTASVAAIALFAGGPAIAQQSTPAPVEEEKVLAADKEMDESAGSPALWKVADEDTTIYLFGTVHMLPDDVEWYTGAIKDALASSGTLVTEIDMNPEKAQAMGQLVATKGMLTDGQTLRGLMDEEQLAVFEAGLAKIGVPAAAFDTMEPWLASIAMVQIVSQASGFDESKGVETVLESVVSEGTKRVALETVEFQISVFDELPIEQQILFMLETAEDPLAAITMLNELVSVWAAGEPEKLGAMMNEGFMAHPNLGERLLYQRNENWAEWIDTRLDEPGTVFIAVGAGHLAGERSVQDYLATRDIETTRVQ
- the hisI gene encoding phosphoribosyl-AMP cyclohydrolase; the encoded protein is MNEQAITKEERESGARFAPKFDDRGLITAVVVDAQSSEVLVVAFMNEEALAKTRATGNVHFWSRSRGQLWLKGETSGNFLVVEEIRVDCDQDALVILAKPAGPTCHTGETSCFYRRLDMQAPDGAALSRISR
- a CDS encoding class I SAM-dependent methyltransferase, which produces MDRSPPKIFNRRRALTKWRRSESRRAFRSETAYLTNALADDVAERLEFMNLAPKHALLVGDCHDELALRLQNSAEKLSKQSLFERDDEQPGPFEEYDLIVHLLGLGMVNDLPGALIHARNSLAMDGLFIAAFPGAGSLTSLRQIALAADGERPAARIHPQVDIRAGTALLERAGFARQVVDSYPVKVRFSSLERMIEDLRDHGLTSSLASTAPPITRAGWQRARAAFDSMRDDGGKVTETFEILVLTGWR